tccgcattaattgcgatgggtatataaggggaaaccgttcgtggtttcccctcacttgttcgaaatttcaaaaatttgccggtgagagaaacattttcttgtcttctccgacgatatttTTGAACTTTCCGGTGAGGTTTTTGAGTTTTTATAGTTCTTTCTAtattctgatggctgaaccatcgaatccacacaatgtggagggtgagaaccctgaacagccggtagtggcggctgatgaagacgaagatgatgatgttgatgcttccggtggtgggttaccggtgttgaagtggtcaaagggtggTTTTAAAAACCTGATGACCACCGTTCATATGGCCGACGAGTGGGAGGCTacttacccacaagagggggataccggtgccgatgctccggccggttatattacTTGTGGGCAGATTTTTTCACCGAAGGCAACCTtcggttgccggtgacggtgttcgttgcggaggtgttggagtactatcatctccatatctcccaacttagtccatttgggatgttccgaATCAGGAACTTTGAGTATACCTTCGTGCCATGGCTTGCCCATTACTGTTGAAATTTCCGGCGAttttaccagttgacggtgaacaccggttttttctctTTTACTCAACGTCATGGGAGTTGCCACCGCGAAGACTGTGgattctctaggctgcggcctattgaactcaagaagttagacaacaaccagctgtgggtgttgcggatgatgcttacGAGGCCGGACAGGAAGGCAAGACCCGTTCTGctggaaaagagtggtggtaagcctgTTACTCTTTATTGTTTTTCTTGCTTCGTTATCCTTGTAATAATATGCATGCATGTGTtgtatcagcggatgcggttggcttgtggaggatgtttgagcccgatttcaaGGGCCAAGTTGATTTGATTCCGGTTGAGTTACGGGAAGGTTTCAATCTAGAAATTGTTGGTAACTTCCGTGTACCCAAACGTGATGTGTTGAGGGCACCCGTGCCAGAAGGCGAAAAAGGTATTTTCCAAGTTGTACTTGTTTTCCAAGTTTACCCTCGTAATTTGTTTGCTTGATTTCTCCCATGCAGCTATCCTTGCGGACTTGGGGAAGTTTGAAAAGCGCATCCCCAAGAAGCATGTGGAGAAGAAGCAGGTGAAGAAAACCACGCGGGGTCATGGTAAGGAGAAGGCTGAGGGCTCAGTTGTCCCTCCTCTGGTGTCTcaggccgcaggtacctatcgatcttgttatcgcagatataccgattgcgtggtagtatctgacacccttgagggtttgggtgttctagttagtggtgcggctgcgggtggaacCCCTGCGGGTCCGCCCGTTGTTGGTAAGAAGAGAGAACCAGAGCAaaaggctgctggtggtggtgaaccgaaACGTCGGAAGCTGCAGTCAAAAAGGGCTGCTccggcgcaaaagaaacctgcgATTGCTGTTGGTAAGTATATAACTGTTGCAAGTGCTTTGTAAACACAACTTGTTTATTGATAGTTATTGCCTTGTTTATAATGCAGAACCCGAAGATGCAGGATATTCTCTCTTTGATGCTCCTTTTTCTCCCTCGCATACCACAGATGCGGGTGCGGGGGTACCAAAGGAGCCTGCGGCACCTTCTGTCAAGGTGGTTCCTGATCCCCCCGTACAGGTGGAGGAAACGGTGGAGAAGACTGCTAcccagatttttgatactgtGGATTCCTCCAACAACCTGATCAGCCCAACTGATGGCGATGggttggacttgaggttttcggATGCTGGGAAGCAGAAGTCGGATGTTAAGCAGCAGAAATCTCCAACTGCGGAGAAGGTTTCTGCTTCGGCATCCGGGGGTGCGGGTTATGAAGGACCTCCGATTCAGCTTggagagtctgaattggagtactaTTACCGCACCTACACATAGGATcgaagtacagcttatcatcgacccccctggactgttatgcagggggatgatatttcgaaCGATCCTTCCGCGTGCagggagattc
The sequence above is drawn from the Helianthus annuus cultivar XRQ/B chromosome 12, HanXRQr2.0-SUNRISE, whole genome shotgun sequence genome and encodes:
- the LOC118485034 gene encoding uncharacterized protein LOC118485034, with product MFEPDFKGQVDLIPVELREGFNLEIVGNFRVPKRDVLRAPVPEGEKAILADLGKFEKRIPKKHVEKKQVKKTTRGHGKEKAEGSVVPPLVSQAAVSGAAAGGTPAGPPVVGKKREPEQKAAGGGEPKRRKLQSKRAAPAQKKPAIAVEPEDAGYSLFDAPFSPSHTTDAGAGVPKEPAAPSVKVVPDPPVQVEETVEKTATQIFDTVDSSNNLISPTDGDGLDLRFSDAGKQKSDVKQQKSPTAEKELTNAKEANAALGKEKAAAEAVAVKAQQAEARAAKEAGARAAKALEEAKERESRSAKALEEANAEQTRLKQVVSSLQDEVQTREVAVTDLTAHVSVAEERANVAVEARDALTSSLQQLEADREWMRSQGIAHVSIL